In the genome of Dermacentor andersoni chromosome 3, qqDerAnde1_hic_scaffold, whole genome shotgun sequence, one region contains:
- the LOC126545161 gene encoding uncharacterized protein isoform X2: MILFLLDDSYTSPRQLTCADCTNKDATEARAEQRCYDQQHFTQQELQMLRTVDDKLRNGEITRVRSTYPSNVSQTEREMFKERIYSAITSIAPNERAARIIKEKLENFVHARSQRTLAATVRARVSSVLDVTSLARGCHSNLSPLIGFV, from the exons ATGATACTCTTTCTCTTGGATGACTCCTACacctcgccacgccagctcacctgtgcagacTGCACCAACAAAGATGCCAcagaggcacgtgcag AACAGAGATGCTACGATCAGCAGCACTTCACGCAGCAGGAACTGCAAATg CTGAGGACCGTTGACGACAAGCTCCGAAACGGCGAG ATCACCAGAGTGAGGTCAACATACCCGAGCAATGTGTCCCAAACGGAGAGAGAAATGTTTAAGGAGAGAATATACAGCGCCATT ACGAGCATCGCACCAAATGAGCGAGCGGCCCGGATCATCAAGGAAAAATTGGAGAACTTTGTT CACGCACGAAGCCAGCGAACGCTCGCGGCAACCGTGCGAGCCAGAGTGAGCAGCGTCCTGgacgtgacgtcactcgcgagaggatGCCACTCCAATTTGTCGCCGCTAATTGGGTTCGTGTAA
- the LOC126545161 gene encoding uncharacterized protein isoform X3, with product MIRIWHLMPAMLAVAVLAEAQRNPYDAQRSSSASDAARRFDLTEEEQRCYDQQHFTQQELQMLRTVDDKLRNGEITRVRSTYPSNVSQTEREMFKERIYSAITSIAPNERAARIIKEKLENFVKCMANSYQRPYSGGRNQRE from the exons ATGATTCGCATTTGGCACTTGATGCCCGCTATGCTTGCCGTGGCGGTGCTGGCGGAAGCGCAACGAAACCCTTACGACGCCCAGCGCTCAAGTTCTGCTTCGGATGCCGCTAGAAGGTTCGACCTCACCGAAGAAG AACAGAGATGCTACGATCAGCAGCACTTCACGCAGCAGGAACTGCAAATg CTGAGGACCGTTGACGACAAGCTCCGAAACGGCGAG ATCACCAGAGTGAGGTCAACATACCCGAGCAATGTGTCCCAAACGGAGAGAGAAATGTTTAAGGAGAGAATATACAGCGCCATT ACGAGCATCGCACCAAATGAGCGAGCGGCCCGGATCATCAAGGAAAAATTGGAGAACTTTGTT AAATGCATGGCCAACAGCTACCAACGTCCTTATTCAGGGGGTCGCAATCAGAGAGAATGA
- the LOC126545161 gene encoding uncharacterized protein isoform X1 — protein sequence MIRIWHLMPAMLAVAVLAEAQRNPYDAQRSSSASDAARRFDLTEEEQRCYDQQHFTQQELQMLRTVDDKLRNGEITRVRSTYPSNVSQTEREMFKERIYSAITSIAPNERAARIIKEKLENFVHARSQRTLAATVRARVSSVLDVTSLARGCHSNLSPLIGFV from the exons ATGATTCGCATTTGGCACTTGATGCCCGCTATGCTTGCCGTGGCGGTGCTGGCGGAAGCGCAACGAAACCCTTACGACGCCCAGCGCTCAAGTTCTGCTTCGGATGCCGCTAGAAGGTTCGACCTCACCGAAGAAG AACAGAGATGCTACGATCAGCAGCACTTCACGCAGCAGGAACTGCAAATg CTGAGGACCGTTGACGACAAGCTCCGAAACGGCGAG ATCACCAGAGTGAGGTCAACATACCCGAGCAATGTGTCCCAAACGGAGAGAGAAATGTTTAAGGAGAGAATATACAGCGCCATT ACGAGCATCGCACCAAATGAGCGAGCGGCCCGGATCATCAAGGAAAAATTGGAGAACTTTGTT CACGCACGAAGCCAGCGAACGCTCGCGGCAACCGTGCGAGCCAGAGTGAGCAGCGTCCTGgacgtgacgtcactcgcgagaggatGCCACTCCAATTTGTCGCCGCTAATTGGGTTCGTGTAA
- the LOC126545161 gene encoding uncharacterized protein isoform X4 has product MCRRRFHNEQRCYDQQHFTQQELQMLRTVDDKLRNGEITRVRSTYPSNVSQTEREMFKERIYSAITSIAPNERAARIIKEKLENFVHARSQRTLAATVRARVSSVLDVTSLARGCHSNLSPLIGFV; this is encoded by the exons ATGTGCCGACGTCGATTTCACAACG AACAGAGATGCTACGATCAGCAGCACTTCACGCAGCAGGAACTGCAAATg CTGAGGACCGTTGACGACAAGCTCCGAAACGGCGAG ATCACCAGAGTGAGGTCAACATACCCGAGCAATGTGTCCCAAACGGAGAGAGAAATGTTTAAGGAGAGAATATACAGCGCCATT ACGAGCATCGCACCAAATGAGCGAGCGGCCCGGATCATCAAGGAAAAATTGGAGAACTTTGTT CACGCACGAAGCCAGCGAACGCTCGCGGCAACCGTGCGAGCCAGAGTGAGCAGCGTCCTGgacgtgacgtcactcgcgagaggatGCCACTCCAATTTGTCGCCGCTAATTGGGTTCGTGTAA